A single genomic interval of Prunus dulcis chromosome 5, ALMONDv2, whole genome shotgun sequence harbors:
- the LOC117629416 gene encoding uncharacterized protein LOC117629416: protein MESTDDEKDAVSGNYIPKELTHALASTGAKFIDEVLSGQNERCLENFRMDKHVFYKLCDILQGKGLLRHTNRIKIEEQLAMFMFIIGHNLRTRAVQELFRYSGETISRHFNNVLNAIRAISLDFFQPPGSDVPPEISEDPRFYPYFKDCVGAVDGIHIPVMVGVDEQGPFRNKNGLLSQNVLAACSFDLKFHYVLAGWEGSASDLQVLNSALTRRNKLQTPEGRYYLVDNKYANMPGFIAPYPGVPYHSKEFPSGFHPQDAKELFNQRHSMLRNASDRIFGALKARFPILMAAPPYPLQTQVKLVVAACALHNYMRREKPDDWIFKMYEKDTILQMEESLPPLEVEPMMHFEASAMDIAFGTEELEFTSQLRDSIATEMWDDYIHDLSPM, encoded by the exons ATGGAGAGCACTGATGATGAGAAGGATGCAGTCTCTGGGAATTATATACCAAAGGAACTCACTCATGCTTTAGCATCTACTGGTGCGAAGTTTATCGATGAAGTCCTTAGCGGTCAAAATGAACGTTGTCTAGAAAATTTTCGCATGGATAAGCATGTCTTCTACAAGTTGTGTGATATTTTGCAAGGAAAGGGCTTATTGCGCCACACAAATCGAATCAAGATTGAAGAGCAATTAGCCATGTTCATGTTCATAATTGGTCATAATCTACGGACTCGAGCTGTTCAAGAGTTATTCCGTTATTCAGGAGAAACCATCAGTCGTCATTTCAACAATGTGTTGAACGCAATAAGGGCAATTTCATTAGATTTCTTCCAGCCTCCAGGATCTGATGTTCCTCCAGAAATTTCAGAAGATCCTAGATTCTATCCGTATTTTAAG GATTGTGTGGGAGCGGTTGATGGTATACACATCCCAGTGATGGTAGGCGTAGATGAGCAAGGACCCTTCCGCAACAAGAATGGCTTACTTTCACAAAATGTTCTGGCTGCTTGCTCATTTGATCTCAAGTTCCATTATGTCTTGGCGGGTTGGGAAGGCTCTGCATCAGATTTGCAAGTTTTAAATTCTGCACTCACAAGACGAAACAAATTGCAGACCCCAGAAG GGAGATACTACCTGGTGGACAACAAGTATGCAAATATGCCTGGCTTCATTGCTCCATATCCTGGTGTACCTTATCACTCGAAGGAGTTTCCTAGTGGTTTTCACCCTCAAGATGCGAAAGAGCTATTTAATCAACGACACTCGATGTTACGAAATGCATCTGATCGCATTTTTGGGGCTTTAAAGGCACGCTTCCCTATCCTGATGGCAGCTCCTCCGTACCCCTTACAAACACAAGTCAAGTTGGTTGTGGCAGCATGTGCCCTACACAATTACATGCGTAGGGAGAAACCAGATGACTGGatttttaaaatgtatgaGAAGGACACCATACTGCAAATGGAGGAATCATTGCCCCCGCTAGAGGTGGAACCAATGATGCATTTTGAGGCCTCTGCTATGGACATTGCTTTTGGGACAGAAGAACTGGAGTTTACTTCGCAATTGCGGGACTCAATTGCGACTGAAATGTGGGATGACTATATCCATGATTTATCTCCCATGTAG
- the LOC117629168 gene encoding uncharacterized protein LOC117629168 codes for MGNAAASCAPSLVISSSGVVKVLFLDGRLEVYTRAVKAAELMLENPGQFVCESSSLKVGNRVHGLTADEELERRQFYFLLPMDLLYSVLTHEELSSLTYKASKALKHRSFNSFSKIFPVLGEFCMFPSEAKRLDKNIGDVISPSSHSEPMLVLVERYSKQRSWKPALETIAETPSTH; via the coding sequence aTGGGGAACGCAGCAGCTTCTTGTGCTCCTTCATTGGTCATCTCAAGCAGTGGAGTTGtaaaggttttgtttttggatggAAGATTGGAAGTGTACACAAGGGCAGTGAAAGCAGCAGAGCTGATGTTAGAGAATCCAGGGCAGTTTGTGTGTGAATCTAGCAGCCTCAAAGTGGGCAACAGGGTTCATGGCCTTACAGCTGATGAAGAGCTCGAAAGGCGCCAgttctattttcttcttcccatGGATCTGCTTTACTCTGTGCTCACACATGAAGAGCTCAGCTCTCTGACTTACAAGGCTTCAAAGGCACTCAAGCACAGAAGTTTCAACAGTTTCAGTAAGATTTTTCCCGTCCTCGGAGAGTTTTGCATGTTTCCTTCAGAAGCCAAGAGATTGGATAAAAATATTGGTGATGTTATTAGTCCTTCAAGCCATTCAGAGCCAATGTTAGTATTAGTGGAGAGGTACTCAAAGCAAAGATCATGGAAGCCTGCATTGGAGACCATTGCTGAAACTCCATCTacacattaa
- the LOC117628024 gene encoding uncharacterized protein At3g17950 — protein sequence MLDPRNDLLPPPSSPTNSSISSSDLDTESTGSFFHDRSTTLGTLMGVSFPAITFRAPSQQRRDPQANSNNNNNNNNNMASTSGSGSRKTKKPKKKNAAASSAVGVVAERRRRWWRLCRDDCTKPASLGEFLEVERRFGDNAFYNTAAELEGVMVAQPRNGRLLFADGRVLPPSNVDDRIATSSTAGVLSRFPVSITAICSGGVA from the exons atgcTAGATCCGAGAAATGATCTGCTACCTCCACCCTCATCCCCCACCAACTCCTCCATTTCTTCTTCCGATCTCGACACCGAG TCTACAGGCTCATTCTTTCACGATCGAAGCACGACCTTAGGAACCCTAATGGGAGTGAGCTTTCCAGCCATCACGTTCAGAGCCCCGAGCCAACAGCGCCGAGACCCCCAAGccaacagcaacaacaacaacaacaacaacaacaacatggCCAGTACTAGCGGAAGCGGCTCCAGGAAGACCAAGAAGCCCAAGAAGAAAAACGCCGCTGCTTCGTCAGCCGTGGGTGTGGTGGCGGAACGGCGGCGCAGGTGGTGGCGCCTCTGCCGAGACGACTGCACGAAGCCAGCTTCGCTCGGCGAGTTTCTTGAGGTGGAGAGGAGATTCGGAGACAATGCGTTTTATAACACGGCTGCGGAGCTTGAAGGGGTCATGGTGGCGCAGCCCAGAAATGGACGGCTACTGTTTGCCGATGGGAGGGTGCTTCCACCGTCCAATGTTGATGACCGGATTGCCACTTCATCCACGGCTGGGGTTCTCTCAAGATTCCCGGTTTCGATCACTGCCATCTGTAGTGGCGGTGTAGCATGA